In Henriciella litoralis, the genomic window GGTCGCCTGCCGGGTCGACGAAGAGGAATAGCCATGTTTGCAGACCGGCTGATCGCGGCAACAGACATTTTTGGACCGCTCTGCGTGGGGATTGACCCGCATGCCGGGCGTATCCCGGCGATCTTCGGCGGCGACACGCCCGAAGGTGTCGAGAAGTGGGGCCTCGCCCTTGTTGAGGCGCTCGCAGGACAGGTTGGGGTCATCAAACCGCAAGTCGCCTTTTTCGAACGCCATGGCTGGCAAGGCATGCGCGCGCTTCACAATGTAGCGGCGGCGGCCCGCGAGGCCGGCCTCCTCATCCTGATGGACGCCAAGCGCGGCGATATCGGCTCAACCGCACAAGGTTATGCCGAGGCCTGGCTTGGCGAGAGCGCCCCGTTCGCTGCGGATGCCCTCACCGTAAACCCCTATATGGGCGTGGATACGCTGGAGCCGCATGTGCGCCTTGCCGAGCAAAACGGGAAAGGCGTGATTGTGCTGGCCCGTACCTCCAATCCCGGATCAGCCGACTTTCAGGCACGCTCTCTTGAAGGTGCCCCGCTCTATGAACGTGTCGTAGAAGCGCTCGCGCCGATGATCGAAAGGCTAAAAGGCGCGTGCGGCTTTTCAGGCCTGATGCTGGTCGCAGGTGCCACCGGGCCGGAGGAAGCCCGCCGCCTTCGCACGCTGGCCCCCGATTCCCTGTTTCTTGTGCCCGGCTATGGCGCGCAGGGGGCAGGCGCTGAAGAGGCCGTTGCCGGGTTCGCCCGCAAGGACAATTGCCTCACAGGCGGGGTCGTCAGCGCGTCACGGTCTGTGATCTTCCCGGAAGGGTCTGGCGACGCAGAAACCGTTGATGCCTGGCAGCAAATAATTGTTCGCGCGGTCAAGCTGGCGCGCGAAGACCTCATTTCCGCGACCGGCTGCACTCACAAACTCCGGGTAACGTAGCGTCTGCCTCGACATCAGATTTAAACCGCGTAGCATATCTTTGTTCAGGTCTGACGAGAGCGGACCGAGCAAGGGAGGATACCGGGAGTGATCATGAAACCAACGCGACTATTACTGTCTGCGGCCCTGTCAGCGTTTGTGCTGGCAGCCTGCGGCAACAACTCAAGCGAGCCGGCAGAACCTGCTGCGCCGCCGCCTGAAACCAACGAAACTGATGACAATGTCGGCGCCGCCGCCGTGACCGAGGAGCGCCTGCTGAACGCGGCGTCCACGCCAGAGGACTGGCTGACCTATAATGGCGGATATGAAGAGCAGCGCCATTCCGGACTGACGCAGATCACGCCGGAAAACGTGTCGGATCTCGCGCCAGCCTGGACGTATGACCTGAAAACCGGGCGCGGCATCGAATCGACGCCTATCGTTGTGGACGGCGTCATGTATGTCACCTCCACCTGGTCTATTGTCTACGCGCTCGACCCGGTCACCGGCGAAGAGCTCTGGGTCCATGATCCTGAGGTCGACAAGGCCGTTGGCGTCAAAGCCTGCTGTGATGTCGTGAACCGCGGTGTTGCCGCCTATGACGGCAAGATTTTTGTCGGCGTCATCGATGGGCGGCTACAGGCCCTCGACGCCAAGACCGGCGATCTGATCTGGGAAAAAGTCACCGTCGATCAGTCGAAGCCCTACACGATTACGGGCGCCCCTCGCATCGCCAAAGGCAATGTCCTGATCGGCAATGGCGGCGCTGAACTTGGCGTGCGCGGATACCTGTCGGCCTATGACGCCGACACAGGCGATCTCAGCTGGCGCTTCTACACCGTCCCCAATCCGAACAAGGAACCGGACAACGCTGCCTCTGACCGTATCTTCGAAGAACTTGCGAACGACACCTGGGGCGATACTGGCGCATGGGTCAGCGATGGCGGCGGCGGCACGGTCTGGGATGCGATCGTCTATGACGAACCGAACAACCAGATCATCTTCGGCGTCGGCAATGGCTCGCCCTGGAATGCGGATATTCGCGACCCTGAGGGCGACGGAGACAATCTGTTTGTCTCATCAATGGTCGCCGTAGACGCTGATACGGGCGACTATAAGTGGCATTTCCAGACAACGCCGCGCGATAACTGGGACTACACCGCAACTCAGCACATCATTCTGGCAGAGCTCCCGCTCGGCGAAAATGGCGAAACCCGCCGGGTTGCCATGCAGGCGCCAAAGAACGGCTTCTTCTACGTCGTCGATGCCGCAACGGGCGAGTTCATTTCAGGCGAGGCCTTCTCCAATATTAACTGGGCCGAAGGCCTCGACGAGACGGGGCGGCCGATTGAGAACCCTGAATCGCGCAACAATGACCCGGCCACTTATGCCGGCTTTGTTCAGGCACCGGCCCCCTACGGCGCGCACAACTGGCATCCGATGGCGATGAACCCGGATCTGGGACTGGTCTATATCCCCGTCCAGGAACTGAGCCAGGCTTACATCACCGATGCGCGCTTCAAATCGAAGCCAGCCAAGTGGAATACCGGCATGGATTTCTCCGCCGGCATGCCGCTTCGCTATCCGGAAGGTACCGTGCAGTCTCTACGGGCCGCGACCCGCGGCGCACTTGTCGCCTGGGACCCGACAACCCAGTCTGCAAAATGGAAAGTTGACCATCCAGCCGCCTGGAATGGCGGCATCCTGTCGACGGCGTCCGGCCTCGTCTTCCAGGGGCGTCTCGATGGGACATTCGTCGCCTATGACGCCGCAACCGGCGAGCAGCTCTGGAGCGACCAGCTCAATTCCGGCGCTCTTTCGGGGCCTGGCACCTATGAGATCGATGGCGAGCAATACGTCACGATCACAACGGGCTGGGGGCATGCTTTCGGTCTGGCAGCCGGCTTCCTCTTCAAGGACGCCGTCCCACCTGCCGTCGGCAAGGTCAT contains:
- the pyrF gene encoding orotidine-5'-phosphate decarboxylase; the protein is MFADRLIAATDIFGPLCVGIDPHAGRIPAIFGGDTPEGVEKWGLALVEALAGQVGVIKPQVAFFERHGWQGMRALHNVAAAAREAGLLILMDAKRGDIGSTAQGYAEAWLGESAPFAADALTVNPYMGVDTLEPHVRLAEQNGKGVIVLARTSNPGSADFQARSLEGAPLYERVVEALAPMIERLKGACGFSGLMLVAGATGPEEARRLRTLAPDSLFLVPGYGAQGAGAEEAVAGFARKDNCLTGGVVSASRSVIFPEGSGDAETVDAWQQIIVRAVKLAREDLISATGCTHKLRVT
- a CDS encoding PQQ-dependent dehydrogenase, methanol/ethanol family; the protein is MKPTRLLLSAALSAFVLAACGNNSSEPAEPAAPPPETNETDDNVGAAAVTEERLLNAASTPEDWLTYNGGYEEQRHSGLTQITPENVSDLAPAWTYDLKTGRGIESTPIVVDGVMYVTSTWSIVYALDPVTGEELWVHDPEVDKAVGVKACCDVVNRGVAAYDGKIFVGVIDGRLQALDAKTGDLIWEKVTVDQSKPYTITGAPRIAKGNVLIGNGGAELGVRGYLSAYDADTGDLSWRFYTVPNPNKEPDNAASDRIFEELANDTWGDTGAWVSDGGGGTVWDAIVYDEPNNQIIFGVGNGSPWNADIRDPEGDGDNLFVSSMVAVDADTGDYKWHFQTTPRDNWDYTATQHIILAELPLGENGETRRVAMQAPKNGFFYVVDAATGEFISGEAFSNINWAEGLDETGRPIENPESRNNDPATYAGFVQAPAPYGAHNWHPMAMNPDLGLVYIPVQELSQAYITDARFKSKPAKWNTGMDFSAGMPLRYPEGTVQSLRAATRGALVAWDPTTQSAKWKVDHPAAWNGGILSTASGLVFQGRLDGTFVAYDAATGEQLWSDQLNSGALSGPGTYEIDGEQYVTITTGWGHAFGLAAGFLFKDAVPPAVGKVITFKLGGEGEIPPLDTSLLVKPTPKADPFGDEDMLQAGLIHYSRNCSVCHGMLGISSGVLPDLRWSSYSDSESAWKGVVIDGNLAENGMVSFADVLTPEDVEAVRAYVVTQAHMNEDTSTAPDAGTADPEVEDNKTESSVAPETETDTGDSNE